In Lactuca sativa cultivar Salinas chromosome 5, Lsat_Salinas_v11, whole genome shotgun sequence, the DNA window gctatacaaatcattttcccaaatatacttatgaactcaccaacatttttatgttgacctttttaaattaacttgtattctcaggaaaccgttgaagcaggttgagtgaaacaaactaatggatactTAGCTATATTTTGTTTTATCATACCTTGAATaatttggcatgtaatatttaaatacaatactcgatgtagacaatgaatgttgttatattatgcatggtgATGaggatgttatgtttcatttacatTCATTGTAATGATACTGAAATGTTGAAAGTCACActaagcccccggacgtttccactgTCTGGTTCGGGAGTGTGACAGATTGTTTTAAGAGACGAAGTGCTGCCCAATTATtgtcaaatcaagtgagtgtgttgtcactttcatcttacacataaatatgaagtattttatataaaatacgtgctatgtatataaatattgtttgtttatttgagatggatgttgaatgaagtttttatacatgtttagaatgatttaaactgtatatatatttttatctacaaatatgttgggtataacatgggtagattaaATAATTGATGTGTCTTaaagtgatgagaggcctcgatgttgttgttgttgttcctttcatatagcggagtatagatgatgaccacagactatgTTAGATAGTcccgtggaacactagcaggctcgcaacctgtaggtgtttttgaacttagTTTTcgctggtgtactccatcccccctggttgctttatttgacatatatttgtTGAGAAATCCTCTAAGCAGTGTTATCgccccgatgatgatccttagactaggtccctcgtgacaggtgtttagggacgtaaagtgaggataacgggaatgagtaatcagggttattgttggttgatgaaaattaataaatttattatttgtgggttgaaaaacctatatgctcaccaggctttcaagcctgactcactcaactttttatattacaggtagtggacccagagcattgttggatgaggaagatggatttttggattataggccattagatGTACATATCTataatgtactgtttatgcttttggtttgtatcAATGTGGACATCCCGAACTTttgtaataaaatgaaaaatatatttcttgaagaaatgctttgataaatatttgtATCATATTTTTTTGGGGGACAATTTCTGCATATTTTATTTGAGAacttactctgattttattttaaaagcataactaaatcggtcttttctggccgcgaaattgggggatgtcacacacacacacagacacacacacacacacacacacacacacatatatatatatatatatatatatatatatatatatgtatgtatgtatatatgaacCGATAAAAACATGTACGTCTCCTTAGCCTAgtcataaatagaaatatgtagTTACTTGTTAGGGTTAATACcttaaaaaccattatttatacaCCATCGTTTCGATTTAACACcaactttattttttattcttcatTTGCCAATATATTTTAGAAAACGTTTCAGTTTTGGGCCCTTGAGCGGTCATCAACAGGTAATGCTGACGTGTCAGTTCTGCATTTTTTTCTGTTTGCATTTAGCCCCAACATTTACGTATAAGTTAACGCTTAACCCTAACATTTTTTTGTTCCCCATTTGCCATTGTTTTTCAGACAAAATTTTGTTTTAGCCCTAGGCCAACCACGAATAAGAGTTTTAAAATGGAATAACTTAAAATGAAAAAGGAAAAAACGGATATAAGAGTTGAAACTATGACTTCTCCTTAAGGGCGATGCGTGTTACCTAGTAAGTTAATGACTCTCTTTTTGTATTATCAATGTTTGTTGTATTTAATCTACACATGTATTTTAAAATGAAGGAAAATATCTAGTGTAAGTCTTGACTCTGTAACATCTAATAACCAATATATGACATGCTAATTTTTAAGCTAATCAAAATTGTTAATTTATTCATAACTTATCTAATAACAATTGGTTATTTCTACCGACATATTTGTTGAGAAACCATATATTTCTAAAGAGTCGAAAATGTATATTCTCTTTAAGGGACGGGGTGTGTTAGCTGATAagataatgattttttttatatatattaacagtgtttgttgtatttaatttaatgtatacatatattttaaaatgtaaaaaaatacCTAGTGTACTTCTTGACTCTATGACATCTAACAAATAATATGCATGCTAATCTAAAATTGTTAATTGGTTTGTAACTCATCCAAAAAATAACTGATTATTTCTAATAACACAGTTGTTAAGAAACCAAATATTTCTAATGATATATTTATTGAGAaaccaaaaaaatgaaaatacctATTATTAATAACTGGCTAAGGGCTAAAATGAAAGTTTTTCTAAAAAACAGTTGCAAATGGGGAACAAAAAAATATTAGGGCTAAATGCAAACTTGTAGATAAATATTGGAGCTAAATATAAATTGATGAAAAaacaaaactgacacgtcatcatgactTATTGGTGACTAGTCAAAGGTCCGACAATGAAACGTTTTCTAAAATATAATGGCAAATGAAGAACAAAATACAAAGTTGGGTTAAATCGAAACGTGTTTGTATAAATAATAATTGTTAAGGTATTAACCCTACTTGTTATAAAAAGAGTAGTGTAATTAATTTTTGAAGAATTGCGGTGGAATATTTAAAGGGTATATAAACCAATTAGGGGGTGTCTCACAAAAATGGTTATTAATTAGTTATAAAATTATAGCATATAATTAATTATTGGTTTACATCAAATAAGTTAGAAGAATTTAGCTAACAAAAAAATAACTTATTAGCGGTTTACCATCgttataaactattttttatccaaacatttttttAGCTTGTAACGGTATAGAGCCGCTAATAAAGTAATAAGTAGTTTTTCCAAAAATTTAAGGGTTGTTAGGCAAAATAAACTTATTACTTAGGCCACAATGTCTACAGTGTGAAAAGAGTGATGAAAATTTCCCCCACCCTCAAACACCATACCGTGGATGACGGAAAAGGAGCGAGGGAAAATAGTGAGGAGAGTCAATCCCTCACTCTCCCTCCTCGTGTGATTGACCGGTATtttctttttcagtttttttaatatttattaaattatataccaataaaaaattataaaaaatacgtCAAAATTCAAGATTTTTAATTCTTTACAAaatgaatattatatatatatatatatatatatatatatataaataagagatTCATTCGATACAAATCCTAGGTTTGTGTGACGgaaagaaaaataaagaaaagaatgACATGGCACGCAAAAAGTGAGATCCTTTCCGTACACACCATCGGGTCTTATTAAACGTATTGACTTTTATTTTAATAAGTTAGGAAGAATTAACTTAGGAAAAAATGATTTAATACGGTTTTCTACTGTTTTAAGCTATTtttatttaaacatttttttttaacttataatGATATGGAACCACCAATAAATTAATAACATGGAAGCCCTTAGTGTGGTTTATTTTCAGAGATCAAAACAATAAAATAGTATACAACAAATTTGATGATATGAACGCCATTTATAGGTATAATCACACCAAAAAAAGGCTTACTTTATACATACACCATTACAACAACGTAACTGGACATTTTGAAAACATAATTCGAGATAATATAGAAATACTTGAAAGCCATATTTTCAAACAGTAAAAATCAAACGTTCATGATGAAAAACGCAGAATCCCAACGatcaaaacacacacaaacacacacatatatattagAAAGAAAAGATGGAGCCAGGGTACCAGCCATATATGCTAGACCACGACCACCAGGAGTTTACTGAGCATCCCTTACTTCAAATTCATTAGGATTTTTGACCATGATATCATAGATGTGCATTGACTTGAACTTATTGAAGTCTTTTGGGAGAGATATGAGGTGAATTGTCGTTGTCTTACGAAACTGGAGATATTCAGGATCTTCATAGCACCTTTCCCATCCCATAGATGTTAGGATTCCTTCAAGAACCTCGTATGAAGTGACCACTTGGTTCGTCGATGGGTGCACCAGCACCTTGCGCCGAGTTGGACCTTGCAAGGCGTCAGCACCTGGGTTCTCCACTAGCCTAACAACACCATTCTTGAACACCCAAACACCCGACATGGTTTCTTTCCGATGTTATGGAAGTGAAAATATATGGATATTGAAGATAGTGAGATTTGGAACGTAGGGTGGAGGTCTATATATAGGGTGTGAGGATGGGTGGGTTGGTGATGACGATATAGAGGTATAtattattataagtataatggcAAATGGTTTCCAATGAGGTATCGCTTACacgtaataatttttttttaatatgcacATCTGAGCTTCTTGCTTGCATTGATCGGAGTAGAAACCAATCAAACTTGTACAGCCATGTTTGACGTTGACTGAAAATTTTAGCCAAAAATTGCTACTTTCTCGGGATTACTGATCATCCTGCTGAATAGATTAGGTTTAGATCAGAAATTCTGAAAATATCAGGTCTTTTTGTTTCACCTATAAATTAATCTGCTGGAGCCGAGCCCTATGAAACCCACACAAAAAGCTGAATAAGTTTCTACTGTTGCAACATGGTAAGTTTCCCTGTGTTTCTAAATCTTGCTCACCAACTGTGCGATTATTGTACTCTATTAGTGTAGTTACTTTCTATTATATGATTCTATGCTGAGTTGATGACAAAAACTCATATCATGAAGATGGTCATCATATGGCGTCCATGTTCATCAAAGCATCACAATAAGGGGTCCATGTTCAAAGGATCACAATAAGGGCAAGTTCATATATAGTGATAATAGTTTTTGTGTTCATACAAAGCGATTATTATCATGATTATTTgttaattatttgttatttgtttatttcaTCACCATTTCTAATTTATTATTTTACATTTGGTTGAATGTTTTTATCAGATTATGTGTGAACTGAATTTCCTTTTGTGTTTGTAATTGTAGTTGGTAAGTACCTTTTTCTTTGTTACATGTTAAATAAATGTAATTCTAGCAAGGAGTCAAGACACTTAGCCGAAGATTGCAAGAATAAAAAAAACAGAGGAATTATATGGGTTTTATAGAGTACTGGAGAGGTCAGACATATGGGTTTTTCATCCATTCACTCCGTTTCAGTTTTTGAGATCCGATGTTGGGTAATCTTGACATGGGTGAACTGATTTAGATTATGAGTATGAGTCAAAGAGTTAGATGTTGTTTGATTTTTCTGAGACAAAATGTCTGTATTCTGCGGACCACGTCTGCAGTCCTTTGCAATAGAAGATGTGGACCAAACATCTACAGTTTGAaaaaagactgtttgttttttttagcATCTACATGCTACTAGGATAAACTAAAATCTAATGAAATCgatttcctttttttctttttttaaatttaaaagtgtttttcaataattttatgactttattatagataatTAACAAATATAGATCGATTTCTATGTATATTATTGTATACAAAGTGAAAATAAAATAGTAcaaattaacatatatatatatatatatatatatatatatatatatatatatatatatatatgatagaaACAAACAAATTTTGGTTGCAAAGATATACCTAAATATTGTATTTAATGATAAAAGAATTTAACACGTAAAATGGATAGAAAGaaactttgattttaaataaaattttcatttaacttttcagtTAAATCAGATAAAAACTGGCAATAAATATTTACTCCAAGAAATGAATGATATtgcattaaataatgttttatgaaatttgaCAGAACAAATATAAGACGAtattacgttttttttttttttttttttttttttttttttttttttttaaatatttatgtaAACAGTCCTAATGAATTATTGTAATTAAATttctatttataaatttgtcacaaAAGTCATGATTGTGTCGTCGAACCTTTTTTCTTTAAGTATTgtaactttgtttttttttttttccaaattgtttatcatagataaagttggaaaaatctaagttaaaaaaaaaaccctaagatATTTGTATTTTAGACTAGAAGATGTTTGAAAAGGTTTgaagactctggtccacatctgcgccaagaagaggacGCACAGAcctttttaggtctgcagtcttcatAAAAGCAAACAATCTGTGAAGCCGAATGCCAGTAAGTGATCTGCGTGACACAAACAGAAGAGGCTAAGAAGATCTAcatacaaaaaacaaacaacacgtTAGTCATTAGTTTGTTTTTAGTTAATGTTTGAATAAAGGATGTTTGACTCAGTTCAAAGAGGGAAAACGTGGGTATACTTGGTCCTTGTTGTGACCTATTCTTAGTCTTTAGATTTCTCCTCTTCTTCCACCCATTCCTAAAATTTCTCCAGCTTTGCAATAAAGGCTTTTGGTAGAGAGATGTTCTCCTTCTTTATGTGGGCTAGCAGCTTCTTATAAAAGACTTCATAACTCTCCGGGCTTTTagattctttcttctctttacatTCCCTGGCAAAATGGTCATGTCTTCCACAGTTAAAACAGTTACTTGAATTTCTTTTCTCTCAGTTAAGTCTTTTTGGTGGACTACCTCCCTTGGACTGAGCTCTTTAGACTCcatttgatttgatttcttcaTAATGTTTAATAATGAGTGTAGAACTAGCATCTAGTTCATCAATAGTTTCATCTTTAATTGGTTCACCTTGATTAGAAACATCAGATTCGCTTATGAGATTCATTGCTTCTTCTTGAGAGACCAAGGATATAAACTTCTCTTTGTTAGAGTCCTTCGTGATGTCTTTATGAAGAGCTTTGGTTTCTTCGTACTTTCGTACATTTCCAAACAATTAGGTTAATCTTCTCGCTATTCTTAAGAACATTGGCGTGATCTTACCAGCTTTTCGCAAGAGAATCAAAGAACTTTAAAAATAACTTAGAAGAATGCTTGACAACTCCTAACATACATATATCATTCACCAAACAATTAAGCATGTTAAAGGTTGAGTTAGAGATTCACCTTTTTGAGCAAAGAAGTGCTCATATCACCGATTGAGTTTGTTGATGGTTGTATCTTGAACTTCCATAATGCCTTCATAGGCTACCGTCAGCGTCTCTATCATCTCTTGATCTGACTCATAGTTTTGAACAAGATGATACACATGACAAGGAAGAGAGTTTCTTCTGACTATCCTTGCTTTAACTTCTAGACTAATAAGGCTTCTACCATCATCTTCATAGCTAGcctttggattttgtttcaaagGACCAACATGAGCATTATTAACCATAGTTTTATACATAGTAATGTGTGGAGCATTTTCAATAAGGTTAAGCATATCAAAATCTATGGTTTCAAGTACAACCATGGCTTTTGATTTACACATTGCAAAGTTGTGTTCATCGAATGGAGGGATCTTGTTGAGAGCAGATGACTTGAAATTATAACAGGTCGATATGATAACTTGAGTGTATCGTAAACCTGCTTTGATACCATTTGAAGATTTGTATCGAtcagatacacttcaagtataaataACAAGGAACGAACTAACTAggtaaaacattaaacaaaaaaCACAGAACACGAGTAATCATGAAGATGTTTTCACTAAGAAGTAGGGTTCTCACAAAGAGAACAAGGTCACAAAGATGGTCACCAAgacataaattagggtttcaccctaatgttgaatatatacaactataataaCTAAAATCCCATTAATTAAGGGATGTACCTATCTAAGTAAATGTATGATCCTAATCACTAAGTTTATGGATCGGATATCTATtctgtatatatacatataacggCCTAATATACAAAGTTTACATAGATTATAAAGTTCACGTTGATGTTGGTACTTGTGTTGATGCTGATGCTGGTACTAGTGCTGGTGGTCAGCGTGTAAT includes these proteins:
- the LOC111884105 gene encoding flowering-promoting factor 1, yielding MSGVWVFKNGVVRLVENPGADALQGPTRRKVLVHPSTNQVVTSYEVLEGILTSMGWERCYEDPEYLQFRKTTTIHLISLPKDFNKFKSMHIYDIMVKNPNEFEVRDAQ